The DNA sequence GATGTCAATTTCCGCAAGCCGGTGCCCTTCATTGCGGCACTGCTGGTGGTGGTGGCGCTGGTGCTGATCTCCAGCGATCCGTCCAAGGTCTTGTTCGGGCTGTTCGTGCTGTATGGCCTGTCCGGCTATGCCGTCTACATCTGGCGTCGCATCAAGGGCAAGCCGGTCAGCATCGTGCAGACCGAGGATGAACATGGCGATGCGCCACATTGAGCGGATCTTCTCGCAGTGCAAGAAATGGATGTCAAGATACACCCGGCTCAGGCCGGGTGTTTTTATTCAGATATCGAAAAGTGTAACTGAAGGAAACAGTGGGGCGTGTTGCAATGTTCTGCCTTGCCGATGGCCCTAGAGTTGCCTAGAATCGGTAGGTAGCAGCTTTTTCCTGCATATCCCGCATTGGCGGCATGAACATGGCCATCGATACTTCATTGACATCCATCGGTAGTTCGGACCCCTACGGCCTGCCTGCCGGCATCGTCCCGAGCAACCCGGTCAAGCCGACCGACAATCCTGAGGCCCTGGCCCAGGCGGTCGCGCTGTCCACCGACGCTTCGGTGATCGTCACTCTGGGTGGCGGCGCGGCCAGCAATGCCGGGCTGACCTACAATGCCGCCGGCCTGTTCAATAGCTTTGTCAATGCCGGCACGCCCGTGACCACCCCTGACAGCACCCAGACCGAGGCGACGCAATCCTATTACCAGGGTGTGCTGGGCAGTATTTCCTCGTCTTCTCCCAACTCCGGTATCTATGACGGCTCCGGCATCTTCAGCGGCCAATCGTTGAGCTCGCCACTGTCCTTGATGCTCAAGTCCAATCCCGACCTGACCGGTTCCATCGTCCAGGACATCGTCAACCAGAACGTGGTGGGTGGCCTGATCTCGACCATGGCCTGAACAGGCTTGTTTCCCCCTTTTTCTGAAGCACAACACGGGACCATCAGTGCTCCGTTTGTTTGTGTGCTCAGTCGATCAGGTGGCGTCGATCCTGGCCCGGCGCGGTGGCGTAATAGTGGTGCTTGGCTTCATACATAAGGCTATCGGCACGCTGTACCACCTGTTCCAGGCGCTCACCCGGAGCCGCGGTGGCAGCGCCCATGGACAGGCTCAAGGGCATTCCCGAGTAGTACTGATTGTTCACTTCCACCAGTTTCTCGATCTGTTCCATCAAGACCTGGCAGCCACGTTCATCGGTGGCCGGCAACAGGATGGCGAACTCGTCACCCCCGGTGCGCGCCACGCTGCCGGGACGTTCGACCGCCTTGGCCAGCACCTCGCCCACCCGGCGCAGCAAGCCGTCGCCGGCGGCGTGGCCCAGTTCGTCGTTGATTTCCTTCAAGCCGTTCAGGTCGGCCACGATCACGCTGACCGGGAACGGCCCCTTGCGCTCCAGGCGGTTCAGTTCCTCCACCATGTAGGCGCGGTTGTGCAGCTTGGTCAGTTCATCGTGCTTGCCCAAGAATTCCAGGTAGGCCTCGGCCTTCTTGCGGGCGGTGATGTCGGTCAGCGCCACCAGCACCAGGTCCCAGTTGTCCTCGTGTCCGGGGAAGACCGAGAACTGCAGGTGGACGTGCAGGGCTTCGCCGCTGAGCGAATAATTCACCACCTCCCGATGGTGTAGCAGGTTGCCGTTCCATAGTTCGATCAACTGCTCGTTGAAATGCGGTCGCATGTCGTCGCGGAATACGTCAGACAGCCGTGAGAGCAGGGTGGCCTTGTCGGGGGCACCGAACATCGACAGCGTCTGCAGGTTCACGTCGATGACGCGGATCTCCTGCATACAACGCTCCACGAATTCGGGATGCACGTCGGTGAAGGTACGAAAGTCGGTGATGCCGATGCGGTGCAGGTCATTGAAGAGCCGTTTGACCGCACTGAAATCCTCCACCCACAAGGAGATGGGCGAATACTCGAACAGGCCGCGTGCATAGTTTTCGCTGCGCGAGAGTTTCTTGCGGGCGGTCTCGCGCTCGGTAACGTTTTCGATGGCCAGCAGCACGTAGTCCCAGCTCTCTTCGCTGCCCGGCATGATGCGCCCGGAAAGCTGGATGTCCAGGCGCTTTCCACCCAAGGTGTAGTTGACCGTGTAGCTGGAAAAGTTGCTGCGGCCTTCCCACAGCTGCACCATTTCATCGATGAAAGTGTCGATCATGTCATCGCGAAACACCTTGTCCAGGTTCGCCACCAGATGCGCCAGGTCGCGCGCTTCATACCATTCCAGCGTGCGGCGGTTGACGTCGACCACGCGGATCTGCATCGCGCAGGCCTGGGCGCGGCTGGGATCCTGGCGCAGGTAGCTGCGCAGGTCGGTGATGCCTGCGGCGCGCCACTGATCGAACAGACGCTTGAGACCACTGTAGTCTTCTTTCCACAGGGAAATGGGCGTCAGGTCGAAGGTTTCTTTTTCGGACAGCGCCGGGATGGCGGCCGTGTTGGTGCTGGCGAGGGGAGGTTCGTTCTGCATAACACTTCATCTTTTGCTGATGATGAAGTGTAATAGTTTTACGGAAACTACAGCATGAGTTCACTGCTGGTTAACCCCTTTTCATGCAAGTTTATTGCTGAAATCTCGTGAAAACTGCGAATGAGTTGACGGATACTTAACTTTCATCAAGCTTTCCGTCAGGCAGGCTTCAGCGACTCTGGCCCAGGGGCCAGGTCTTGCGGGGGCGCACCAGTCGTGCCAGCAGCTTCGATAGTGGCGTATGCCAGGGCCGTGGCAGCGGCTGCAGACACAACAGCTGGCCTCCCTGCGGGGCGAGGACGCCGACCCAGCCATCATGCGGCAGTACCAGGCATTCGCCATCGCTGAGTCGGCTCTGGCGACTCACCAACTGATCCTGTTGCCAGCGCGCCGATTCGGTCACGCGCACCAGCGGCGCCTGGCAGATCAGTTGGCTGCCCGCAGCCAGCCAGACTTGCAGATGCTGGCCGGGCCGCAGGGTGAGGGTTTGGGTGGTGGTCGGTTCGGTAAGCGCGAGATGCATGTGGATTCTCCGTGGTGGGATGGGCTTGTCACACTGCCAGTCTAGGGAGCCCGCCCCAAGGGCAACAGACACAGGAAAATTCACTCTGCTGCGTAACAGGATGAAGTTTTTTACTCTGTTCTCCCTGCTTTTCGCCTACTCTGTATCTGTTCTGGTCTCGACCTGAAGAACATGATGACTGTTATGGATACCAGCCTGCTCCTCCCCGCCCATCAGCCTGCCGCCACACCAGTGCCGGCTGGCGCTGCCTCCCCGCCCCCTGCCGCCGAGAGTGGTCGCCAGCCGTTGTACCGGCGCCTGGCCGAGCATTACCAGGGGGCCATCCAGTCCGGCACCCTGGTGGCCGGCGACCGGATGCCGTCGGTGCGCGATCTGATGCGCCAGCACCAGGTCAGCCTCTCGACCGCCCTGCAAACGCTGCGCCATATGGAAGAGGGCAACTGGCTGGAGGCCCGTCCGCGTTCCGGCTATTTCGTGCGCCAGCCGCGTCGGTCGGTGATTCGCCCGGTGCAGGAGCCCAAGAGCCTGATGGCCATCGACCCCGAGCAATACGCGGGCATCCACGAAAAGGTCTCCAAGTACATCGCCCTGCGCCAGAGCGGGGCGCCCCGCATCGACCTGTCCGGCATGACCTGCGCGCCCGAACTGTACGCGGTGGAAACCCTGAAGCAAGCCGCCATGCGCGCTCTGCGCGAGCGGCCCGAGCTGCTCACCAGCGCCATGCCGCACAACGGCAATGCCACCTTCCGCCAGGCGGTGGCGCGCCGCGCGCTGCATCACGGGATGCGCATCGATCATGAAGAAGTGGTGGTCACCCACGGCTGCATCGAGGCGCTCAACCTGGCCCTGCGCGCGGTGGCCGGGCCCGGCGACACCATCGCGGTGGAGTCGCCTACCTATTTCGGTCTGCTGCAGGCGCTGGAAAACCTGGGCATGAAGGCGCTGGAAATCCCGACCAGTCCGCATACCGGCATCTCGGTGGAAGCGCTGGAACTGGCCGTGCGTACCTACGGCAACATCAAGGGCGTGGTGGTGGTGCCCAACCTGCAGAATCCGCTGGGCTGCATCATGCCCGATGAACACAAGGACAAGCTGGTGCGCCTGTGTGAAGAATTGCGCCTGCCGCTGATCGAAGACGATGCCTACACCGAGCTGGCCGATGGCAGCGTCGCCCCCTCTAGCCTCAAGAGTCGCGACCGCAGCGGCAACGTCATCTACTGCGCTTCGCTCAACAAGGTGCTGGCGCCGGGGATGCGGCTGGGCTGGATGAATGGTGGACGCTGGCATGAGCGGGTCAAGATGCTCAAGTTCACCCATACCCGCGCCAACGAGGAATGGACCCAGGTCACCGCCGCCGATTTCATCGCCAGCCCCGGCTACGACCGCCACCTGCGACGCCTGCGCCAGTTGCTCAAGGAGCAGCGCGAGCGCATGGCCGAGTCGATCGCGGCGTATTTCCCCGAGGGTACGCGGCTGAACCTGCCCAATGGCGGCGTCGGGCTATGGGTGGAGCTGCCCTCGCAGGTGTGCTCGCAGCAATTGTTCGAACGCGCGCTGTCCGAGGGGGTGGGCGTGTCGCCTGGAGCCATCTTCTCCAACTCCAATCGCTATGGTCATTTCCTGCGCATCTGCTGCGGCCATCCCTTTACCCGTGAACTGGACCAGGCGCTGCGCCGGCTGGGCAGTATCGGCCATAGCTTGGCTGGGCTGTAGCGGTCAGGAGTGCGAAGCTCTTTAGCATGATTACGGAGAAACAGGTATTGCCCGAAATGCCAAGCTGCTGCAGACTTGTAAAGAATATGTAAAGAACGGCGGACTTCCGATCCGCCGTCTTCATGTGCTTTCCAGGGAGACCGGGCCATGCCTGAGCAGCAGGACATCAACGAGACACACGCGCTACGCTTGCGCGCAGCCATCGACGCTCATATGGCCGGGCGCTTGGAAGAGGCCCGCACCGTCTATGAGGCGGTGCTGGAAGAAAACCCTATCGACGCGGTGGCGCTGCATTTCTATGGCATCTGGTTGCACCAGTGCGGCCGTCATGCCGAGGCGTTGGAAAAACTGGAACTCTCCAGCGCTCTGGAGCCCGACAATGCCGCCTGGCACAACGATCTGGGCAACGTGCTCTTTGCGGTCGGCGAATTGGAGTCGGCCGCCCAGGCCTATGCCGATGCACTGGCCATCACACCGGAAGATCACACCGTCTGGAACAACCAGGGGGCGGCCTACATGCAGCTAGGGCGCCAGGAGGATGCCATCCAGGCCTTCCAGCGCGCCATCGCGATTGCACCCGAATTCCAGCCGTCCTTGCTGCACCTGGGCAGTCTCTACGAGGCTGCCGGCGACAAGATGCAAGCTTCGCACTACCAATGCCGCGCTTATGTGCTGCCGCCGATGGAAGGCAAATCCTGGGAGATGGTGGGCATTTCCTTCTACTTCCTGGGCCGCCTGCAGGAAGCCGCGCAAGCCTATCGCGCCTGGCACGAGCAAGAGCCGGACAATCCCATTGCGATCCACATGCTGGCCGCCTGCTCGCAGGATGATGTGCCATCGCGCGCCTCGGATCGCTACATCGAAGCGCACTTCGACCGTTATGCCGAGACCTTCGAAAGCAACCTGCTGCATAGCCTCGGTTATCGCGGCCCCAGCCTGATCGGCCAGGGCCTGGCCCAGGTAGTGCAGCCGGCGCGTCAGTTCGCCGGCCTAGACATCGGCTGCGGCACCGGGCTGTGCGGGGAGCAACTGGCGCCGTATGTGCATCATCTGGTGGGGGTCGATCTGGCTGGCAAGATGCTGGAAAAGGCTGCTGCCACCGGCTATTACGATCAGCTGGAAAAGGCCGAGATCGGCGACTACCTGGCGCGCCATCCGCAGTCCTGCGACCTGGTGACGGCTGCCGATACCATGATCTATTTCGGCGACTTGGCGCCGGTGCTGGCCGGGGTTGCCACGGCCTTGCACAGCGGGGGGTACTTCGTCTTTACGGTGGAGGCGCTGACCGCACAGGATGCCGGCCAGCCACAGTCCGGCCATTGCCTGCACGCCAGCGGGCGCTACCGGCATGGTCGCCATTACGTGCGCGCCGTGTTGCAGGCCAATGGCATGGACGTGCTACATGACAGCGACCAGGTCTTGCGCGAAGAAGTGCGTCAGCCAGTGGCGGGCATGTTGTTCGTGGCGCGCCGGCGCTAGGCCGGCGACCAGCCAGGTGGCCTCAGACAGCTTCAGCGGCCGCCTGCAGCGCAGCCTGCACCTGGGCGCGGCGGGGGATGGGGTCCACTGCGCCGTAAGCGGTGGTCGACAGCGCCGCCGCCACATTGGCGTAGCGCGCCGCCTCGAACGGATCACGTCCGGCCATCAGCTCAGCCATGAAAGCGCCGCCGAAGCAGTCGCCTGCGCCTGTTGCATCGAGTGCCTGCACCGGGTAGGGCGCCACCATCCGGCGCACCTCAGGGGTGGCCACGTAACATCCTTCATGGCCCAGCTTGAAGGCCACCAGTTTCACGCCATAGGCCAGCAGGCGGTCGACGATGGCGTCTCTATCTTCCAGTCCGGTCAACGTGGCCACGTCGTCCCAGCTCGGCAGGCAGATGTCGCACAGCCGCAAGGCTTGCTCCATCTTCTCGCGGGCGCGCTCCAGCGACCACAGGCGCAAGCGCAGATTGGTATCCAGCGAGGTGGTTACGCCAGCTGCGCGGGCATGTGCCATGGCCGTCAGCCCGGCCTCGCAGGCGGTCTCGCTGATGGCCAGGCTGATGCCCGACAGGTGCAGCGCGCCGGCGCCAGCGATGGCCGGCAAGGGCAGGTCGCTGGCGGCATAGCGGCTGGCGGCCGAGCCTGTGCGGCGGTAATGGAAGTGGTGCCCGGCTTGATCATGGGTGACGAAGTACAGGCCCGTGCTGCCGCCTGCATGGATGGCCACGTGCTGCACATCGACCTGCTCCCGCCGCCACAGATCCAGTAGATCGGCGCCGAAGTGGTCATCACCCACCGCGCTCAGATAAGCGGTGGCCGCGCCCTGGCGCGCGGCGGCGATGGCGAAGTTGGACGTGTCGCCGCCATAGCCTTGCAGGTACTGGCGCGGCGCATCGATGCGCTGGTTGAATTCGACCATGGCTTCGCCGTAGGCGAGGATGGGCTTGCTCATGTTTTGCTCGATCTCCATCGTTGCATCAGAAATCAACATCAGAAGAAGGTCTGGACGATGTCGGTCACATCGAAGCGCTGGTCCACCACCACCAGGTGACGCCACTTGTCAAAGGTCAGACAAGGGTGGGAAATGTCGAAGGCGATCATGTCGCCGACCCGGATGTCGTCGCCCTCGGCAATCTTGAGGTAGGCGTGCTGGTCCATCATGCCGGTCACTTCCCAATGCGTCGGAGTGGCCTGCGGCTGGGTGTCATGGCCCGGTCGGAAGCGCGTGACCGGGGCCGGCAGTCCGGCATCGAAGGCGGCGTCGCGCTTGCCCAGGGCGATGATGGCCTTGTCGGCTTCGGGAATCGATTGCACGTAGGCCCATAGTTGCAGGGCCGGCTGCAATTGGCTGCGCATCTGGTGCGCCACCGGATTGCGCACCTGGATCTGCGCCTGCGCGGCGCGATAGATGCCCGCGTCATGGGTCAGGTAGCAGCCGGGGCGCAGTACCACGTCCAGCGCTGCGCCGATCTCGGCCTGGCCGAACTCCTCGGCCACCACGTCGTACCAGGCCGAACCGGCACCGGTCAGCACCGCCGGGCCACGCGCCAGGCGGTGCGCCAGTTGGCCTTGTGCGGCCAACTCCTTGAGACAGGTCACCGCACGTTGCAGGAAGCGGCGGATATCCACCTCTTCCTTGAGCACGCCTTCATACACTTCCACTCCGGCCAGGGCCAAGCTGTCCCAGCGCGCGATGGCGTCCAGCACCGCCGTCTGCTGCGCAGCATCGCGCACGCCGGTGCGGCCACCGGCCGGGCCCAGTTCCAGCAGCACGTTCAAGGTCTGCTTGCGCTCGGCGAAGAAAGCGCCGAGCTGCTCGGCCAGTTCGGCCGAGTCAACCAGGCAGAAGAATTCGAATTCGGGATCGGCCAGCAGCTCGGAAATGATGGCCATGTTGCGCTTGCCCACCAGTTGATTGGCCATGATCACCCGGCGCACGCCGTGGTGATAGGCCGCCAAGGTCTGGTGGGCGGTGGCTAGCGTAATGCCCCAGGCACCGGTGTCGAGCTGGCGTGCAAAGAGCTTGGGCGCCATGGTGGTCTTGCCATGCGGGGCCAGCTTGACCTGATATTGGCCGACGAAGTCCTGCATCCACTTCAGGTTGTGGGCGATTTTTTCCTCATACAACACCGCCGCCGGCAAGCTTACGTCTTCGTTGAGCAGGTTCCAGCGCACCCGGCCGGCCTGCTGCGGTGCCAGCGGCTGTTCCAGTGGCCCCAGCCCCTTGTTGAGTGGGTCGATCATGCCAGCCTGGAAATGAACTTGGTAGTTTGTATCATTCATCGCTTAAGTTCCTGTGAAATTAGGATTGACGTAATAATAGCCTTGAATTTACTATGTTTGCGTCGTGTTAGTAAATAACATAAATTGTTTCCGCGAGCCTTTTCAGTGGCTTGCTTGCGCGAAGCATATGCATTTTTATTCCGCGATCGATCATCTCTCCCATGGCCCAGACATTGGACATCATTTCCCGCATCACCGAGCGCAGCAGCACCTTGCGCTTTGCTGAACAAAAGGTGGCCCAAGCCATCCTGGGTGACCTGTCAGCCGCCGCCAGCGCCAGTATCGGTGAGCTGGCCGCCAAGGCCGGCGTGTCGGTGGCCAGCGTGACGCGCTTTGCCAAGGCCATGGGTTGCCGCGACGTGCGCGAATTCAAGTTCCTGCTGGCGCAGGCGGTGGCGGTGGGGCAGCGCTTTTTCGATGGAGCCAAGACCCTGCCCTCGGAACAGCCGCCCGAGCTGGCCGACGTGGTCTATCGCGATATCCATGCCGTGCTGGAATTGAACCGCGCCATGCTCAACCCGGAGATGCTCATGCAGGCCGCGCACCTGCTGCTGGGCGCGCGCATGATCTATTGCTTCGGCATGGGCGGCGGCTCCACCATGATCTCTGATGAGGCGCGCTATCGCCTGGTGCGCCTGGGACGTCCGGTGGCGACCTATCACGATGCGCTGCTGCAGAAGATGGTGGCGGCCACGCTCGACCGGGACGATGTGCTGCTGGTCTTCTCCACCACCGGCAGCGTGCCGGAACTGTTGGCCAGTTGCGAGGTGGCGCGCGAATACGGCGTCAAGCTCATCGCCATCACGGCACTGGGTTCGCCGCTGGCGAAGATGGCCGATGTGCTGCTGCCCATCAAGGCCTTGGAAACCGACCTGATCTTCAAACCGTCCTCATCGCGTTACGCCATGATGGCCACGCTGGACATGCTGGTGCTGGAACTGGCCCTGCTACACAAGCAAAGCAGCCAGGAACGCCTGCGCCGCCTCAAGTACGTACTCGACACCCACCGCGGCGGCGGTGACCTGCACCAGCCGCTGGGAGATTGACATGATATCCACCACTCATACCCCAGAGGGCCAGCGCCGCTGCGATACCCTGATCCGCCACGCCCTGGTCATCGACGGCTCCGGTGCCGATCCCGTCACGGCCGATGTGGCCGTGTGCGAGGGTCGCATCGTCGCCATCGGCCGGCTCGATCAATGGCAGGCAACGCAGGAAATCGACGCCCGCGGGCATGTGCTCGCCCCTGGCTTCATCGACGTCCACACCCATGACGATACCAACGTCATCCGCACGCCCGAGATGTTCCCCAAGCTCTCGCAAGGCGTGACTACGGTGGTGGTGGGCAATTGCGGCATCAGCGCCGCGCCGGTCCTCTTGAAGGGCGAGCCGCCCGATCCCATGAACCTGCTGGGCAAGGCCGAGGCCTTCCACTATCCCAGCTTTGCCAGCTATGTCGAGGCGGTCAATGCGGCGCAACCGGCGATCAATGTGGCGGCCCTGGTGGGTCACACGGCACTGCGCAACAACCATATGGATCGTCTGGATCGCGCTGCCACCGAGAGCGAGATCGTCGCCATGCGCGCGCAATTGCGCGAGGCGCTGGAACATGGCGCGCTGGGGCTGTCCACGGGGCTGGCCTATGGCAATGCCATCAACGCGCCCACTGCCGAAGTGCTGGCCCTGGCTGAACCGCTGGCCGAGTTCGGCGGCCTGTATGCCACCCACTTGCGCAGCGAATTCGCCGATATCCTCGAGGCGATGGAAGAAGCCTTCCGCATTGGCAAGCACGCCCGTGTGCCGGTGGTGATTTCGCACCTCAAGTGCGCCGGCGTGGAAAACTGGGGCCGCAGCAGCGAAGTGCTGCAGGCGCTGGAAGCGGCTGCGCGCCATCAGCATGTGGGTTGCGACTGCTATCCCTATACCGCCAGTTCCTCCACCTTGGACCTCAAGCAGGTGACCTCTGACTACGATATCCAGGTCACCTGGTCCGAGCCGCACCCGGAGCAGGGCGGCAAGATGTTGCAGCAGATCGCCGCCGATTGGGGCGTCGATCTGCACACCGCGGCCGCCCGGCTGATGCCGGCTGGGGCGGTCTATCACTGCATGTCGGATGACGATGTCAATCGCATCCTGTCGCACCCGGCCACGGTGGTGGGTTCCGATGGCCTGCCCAATGATCCCTTGCCGCACCCGCGTCTGTGGGGTGCCTTCCCGCGGGTGCTGGGCTACTACAGCCGCGAGCAGAAACTGTTTTCGCTGGCCACCGCCGTGCACAAGATGACCGGCCTGTCGGCCCAGCGCTTCGGCCTGGAGCTGCGTGGTTTCGTGCGCGAGGGTTATCACGCCGACCTGGTGCTGTTCGATGCCGACACCATCCGCGACGCCGCCAGCTTCACCGATCCCATGCAGCCGGCGCATGGCATCGAGGCAGTGTGGGTCAATGGACAACTGGCCTATCGCGGCCAGGACAAGCAAGCCACCAGCGCGCGCGCAGGGCGCTTCCTGGCGCGCATGGTGCAGAAAACGTCAGTCTGATTTTCCTGGAATTTTCGTTTCAACAGAGATAGAGGAGTTCGCAATGAGCATTCAACGATTTGGTGTGGAAGGTGGCAGCGGTACCGGTGGGCAGCATTTGCCGTTTGCGCGCGCCGTGGCGGCCGATGGCTGGTTGTACGTGTCGGGTCAGGTACCGATGGAAAACGGCGAAGTGATCGATGGCGGTATCGTGGCCCAGTCGCACAAGGCCATCCAGAACGTGCTGGCCATTCTGAAGGAAGCCGGTTACGGCCCCGAGCACGTGGTGCGCTGTGGCGTGTGGCTGGATGATGCGCGCGATTTCCCATCCTTCAACAAGGTCTTCAAGGAATACTTCGGCGCCAATCCGCCAGCCCGTGCCTGTGTGGTCTCCAGCATGGTGGTCGACTGCAAGGTTGAGGTCGATTGCGTGGCCTTCAAGCGTTGAGTTTGTGCGGGTAGATTAATAAAAAGTATAAATGATTTAAAAGATTTAAAGGATTTATGAGTCTTGTGGTTCATGTATGCCGGCAGGGGTGCGGTATCGCCGGCGGGTGTCTTTTTACCTTCTGAAGAGGAGCAACAGATGGAGGCTGTACAAGGCAGTGCGCTACTGGTCTATGCGCTGGTAGCGGTGATCGCACTGATCGTGCTGATCGCCAAATTCAAGATGAATCCATTCATCGTCCTGATCGTGGTCTCGCTGGTGCTGGGCCTGGCCGTGGGGATGCCCATGGGTGGCATCGTCAAGGCCTTCGAGACTGGTGTGGGTGGGGCCTTGGGCCACATCGCGCTGGTGGTGGGCTTGGGTACTATGCTGGGCAAGATGATGGCCGAGTCGGGCGGTGCCGAGCGCATCGCCAATACGATGATCCAGGCCTTCGGTGAAAAGAACGTGCACTGGGCCATGATGACGGTGGCCTTCATCGTCGGTCTGCCGGTGTTCTTCGAAGTCGGTTTCGTGCTGCTGGTGCCGATTGCTTTCAACGTCGCCAAGCGTACCGGGACCAATATGGTGCTGGTGGGTATTCCCATGGTGGCCGGCCTGTCGGTGGTGCACGGCCTGATCCCGCCGCACCCGGCGGCGCTGCTGGCGGTGACCGCCTATAGCGCCGACATCGGTCGCACCATCCTCTATGCGCTGATCGTGGGTATTCCTACTGCCATCATCGCCGGCCCCATCTTCGGCAAGCTGATCTCCAAGGTGGTGATCCCCAATCCCGATAATCCGCTGGTCTCGCAGTTCGTCGATGAGAGCAAGAAGGAGCGTCAACTGCCAGGCTTCGGCGTCACGCTCTTCACCATCCTGTTGCCGGTGGCGTTGATGCTCATCGGTAGCTGGGCCGACCTGTTCTTCGCGCCCAAGACCTTTGCCAACGATTTCCTGCGCCTGATCGGCAATTCGGTGATCGCGCTCTTGATCGCTACCCTGGTGAGCTTCTGGACCTTTGGTCGGGCTCGTGGTTTCGGGGCCGACCAGATCCTGAAATTCACCAACGAATGCCTGGCGCCGATTGCCAGTATCACTCTGGTGGTGGGTGCCGGCGCCGGC is a window from the Herbaspirillum rubrisubalbicans genome containing:
- a CDS encoding tetratricopeptide repeat protein; this translates as MPEQQDINETHALRLRAAIDAHMAGRLEEARTVYEAVLEENPIDAVALHFYGIWLHQCGRHAEALEKLELSSALEPDNAAWHNDLGNVLFAVGELESAAQAYADALAITPEDHTVWNNQGAAYMQLGRQEDAIQAFQRAIAIAPEFQPSLLHLGSLYEAAGDKMQASHYQCRAYVLPPMEGKSWEMVGISFYFLGRLQEAAQAYRAWHEQEPDNPIAIHMLAACSQDDVPSRASDRYIEAHFDRYAETFESNLLHSLGYRGPSLIGQGLAQVVQPARQFAGLDIGCGTGLCGEQLAPYVHHLVGVDLAGKMLEKAAATGYYDQLEKAEIGDYLARHPQSCDLVTAADTMIYFGDLAPVLAGVATALHSGGYFVFTVEALTAQDAGQPQSGHCLHASGRYRHGRHYVRAVLQANGMDVLHDSDQVLREEVRQPVAGMLFVARRR
- a CDS encoding N-acyl-D-amino-acid deacylase family protein, which produces MISTTHTPEGQRRCDTLIRHALVIDGSGADPVTADVAVCEGRIVAIGRLDQWQATQEIDARGHVLAPGFIDVHTHDDTNVIRTPEMFPKLSQGVTTVVVGNCGISAAPVLLKGEPPDPMNLLGKAEAFHYPSFASYVEAVNAAQPAINVAALVGHTALRNNHMDRLDRAATESEIVAMRAQLREALEHGALGLSTGLAYGNAINAPTAEVLALAEPLAEFGGLYATHLRSEFADILEAMEEAFRIGKHARVPVVISHLKCAGVENWGRSSEVLQALEAAARHQHVGCDCYPYTASSSTLDLKQVTSDYDIQVTWSEPHPEQGGKMLQQIAADWGVDLHTAAARLMPAGAVYHCMSDDDVNRILSHPATVVGSDGLPNDPLPHPRLWGAFPRVLGYYSREQKLFSLATAVHKMTGLSAQRFGLELRGFVREGYHADLVLFDADTIRDAASFTDPMQPAHGIEAVWVNGQLAYRGQDKQATSARAGRFLARMVQKTSV
- a CDS encoding PLP-dependent aminotransferase family protein; this translates as MDTSLLLPAHQPAATPVPAGAASPPPAAESGRQPLYRRLAEHYQGAIQSGTLVAGDRMPSVRDLMRQHQVSLSTALQTLRHMEEGNWLEARPRSGYFVRQPRRSVIRPVQEPKSLMAIDPEQYAGIHEKVSKYIALRQSGAPRIDLSGMTCAPELYAVETLKQAAMRALRERPELLTSAMPHNGNATFRQAVARRALHHGMRIDHEEVVVTHGCIEALNLALRAVAGPGDTIAVESPTYFGLLQALENLGMKALEIPTSPHTGISVEALELAVRTYGNIKGVVVVPNLQNPLGCIMPDEHKDKLVRLCEELRLPLIEDDAYTELADGSVAPSSLKSRDRSGNVIYCASLNKVLAPGMRLGWMNGGRWHERVKMLKFTHTRANEEWTQVTAADFIASPGYDRHLRRLRQLLKEQRERMAESIAAYFPEGTRLNLPNGGVGLWVELPSQVCSQQLFERALSEGVGVSPGAIFSNSNRYGHFLRICCGHPFTRELDQALRRLGSIGHSLAGL
- a CDS encoding sensor domain-containing diguanylate cyclase, giving the protein MQNEPPLASTNTAAIPALSEKETFDLTPISLWKEDYSGLKRLFDQWRAAGITDLRSYLRQDPSRAQACAMQIRVVDVNRRTLEWYEARDLAHLVANLDKVFRDDMIDTFIDEMVQLWEGRSNFSSYTVNYTLGGKRLDIQLSGRIMPGSEESWDYVLLAIENVTERETARKKLSRSENYARGLFEYSPISLWVEDFSAVKRLFNDLHRIGITDFRTFTDVHPEFVERCMQEIRVIDVNLQTLSMFGAPDKATLLSRLSDVFRDDMRPHFNEQLIELWNGNLLHHREVVNYSLSGEALHVHLQFSVFPGHEDNWDLVLVALTDITARKKAEAYLEFLGKHDELTKLHNRAYMVEELNRLERKGPFPVSVIVADLNGLKEINDELGHAAGDGLLRRVGEVLAKAVERPGSVARTGGDEFAILLPATDERGCQVLMEQIEKLVEVNNQYYSGMPLSLSMGAATAAPGERLEQVVQRADSLMYEAKHHYYATAPGQDRRHLID
- a CDS encoding MurR/RpiR family transcriptional regulator, coding for MAQTLDIISRITERSSTLRFAEQKVAQAILGDLSAAASASIGELAAKAGVSVASVTRFAKAMGCRDVREFKFLLAQAVAVGQRFFDGAKTLPSEQPPELADVVYRDIHAVLELNRAMLNPEMLMQAAHLLLGARMIYCFGMGGGSTMISDEARYRLVRLGRPVATYHDALLQKMVAATLDRDDVLLVFSTTGSVPELLASCEVAREYGVKLIAITALGSPLAKMADVLLPIKALETDLIFKPSSSRYAMMATLDMLVLELALLHKQSSQERLRRLKYVLDTHRGGGDLHQPLGD
- a CDS encoding amino acid deaminase, with the translated sequence MNDTNYQVHFQAGMIDPLNKGLGPLEQPLAPQQAGRVRWNLLNEDVSLPAAVLYEEKIAHNLKWMQDFVGQYQVKLAPHGKTTMAPKLFARQLDTGAWGITLATAHQTLAAYHHGVRRVIMANQLVGKRNMAIISELLADPEFEFFCLVDSAELAEQLGAFFAERKQTLNVLLELGPAGGRTGVRDAAQQTAVLDAIARWDSLALAGVEVYEGVLKEEVDIRRFLQRAVTCLKELAAQGQLAHRLARGPAVLTGAGSAWYDVVAEEFGQAEIGAALDVVLRPGCYLTHDAGIYRAAQAQIQVRNPVAHQMRSQLQPALQLWAYVQSIPEADKAIIALGKRDAAFDAGLPAPVTRFRPGHDTQPQATPTHWEVTGMMDQHAYLKIAEGDDIRVGDMIAFDISHPCLTFDKWRHLVVVDQRFDVTDIVQTFF
- a CDS encoding sugar kinase, producing the protein MSKPILAYGEAMVEFNQRIDAPRQYLQGYGGDTSNFAIAAARQGAATAYLSAVGDDHFGADLLDLWRREQVDVQHVAIHAGGSTGLYFVTHDQAGHHFHYRRTGSAASRYAASDLPLPAIAGAGALHLSGISLAISETACEAGLTAMAHARAAGVTTSLDTNLRLRLWSLERAREKMEQALRLCDICLPSWDDVATLTGLEDRDAIVDRLLAYGVKLVAFKLGHEGCYVATPEVRRMVAPYPVQALDATGAGDCFGGAFMAELMAGRDPFEAARYANVAAALSTTAYGAVDPIPRRAQVQAALQAAAEAV